The following coding sequences lie in one Thermosulfuriphilus ammonigenes genomic window:
- a CDS encoding NADH-quinone oxidoreductase subunit J family protein has translation MDWTFLIFANLAIVAAFLMVVAKDPIFAALALLVVLISLAVQYIHLHAPLIAIFQITIYAGAILVLISYVIMLLSPSDTYKTPIKNRFFRGLGGVLGFVSIAILGLTAKGASDVIVHIRDHEFGSPEQIGQMLFSRYILHFEVVSVLLLVALIGAIYLAKKRL, from the coding sequence ATGGACTGGACATTTCTTATTTTTGCTAATCTGGCTATTGTGGCTGCCTTTTTGATGGTGGTAGCCAAAGATCCCATCTTTGCGGCTTTAGCTCTATTAGTGGTTCTCATCAGTCTGGCGGTTCAGTATATCCATCTTCATGCCCCGCTTATCGCCATATTTCAGATAACAATTTATGCTGGAGCTATTTTAGTCCTTATTTCTTACGTCATAATGCTGCTTTCGCCTTCGGATACTTACAAAACACCCATCAAAAATCGTTTTTTCCGGGGGCTGGGCGGGGTTCTGGGGTTTGTCTCTATCGCTATTTTGGGGCTTACGGCTAAAGGGGCTTCAGATGTTATCGTCCACATTAGGGATCATGAATTCGGTTCTCCCGAGCAGATAGGCCAGATGCTTTTCAGTCGCTATATACTCCACTTCGAGGTGGTTTCCGTACTCCTTTTGGTGGCTCTTATTGGAGCCATTTATCTGGCTAAAAAACGACTTTAG
- the nuoK gene encoding NADH-quinone oxidoreductase subunit NuoK: MEYTASLHDYIVLSCILFGIGCVGFLTRRNALFLFMFLELMLNDTNLLFVAFSHFRGEMDGQVVVFFIYALAAAEVAVGLAIMISLFRHLKDVDLDKIRLMKW, translated from the coding sequence ATGGAATATACTGCCAGTCTTCATGATTACATCGTTCTTTCTTGTATTCTTTTTGGCATCGGATGTGTAGGTTTCCTTACCCGAAGAAATGCCCTTTTCCTCTTTATGTTTCTAGAGCTGATGCTTAATGATACCAACCTTCTCTTTGTGGCCTTTTCACACTTCAGGGGAGAGATGGACGGCCAGGTGGTAGTCTTCTTCATTTACGCTTTGGCCGCTGCTGAGGTGGCTGTAGGGCTAGCCATCATGATCTCCCTCTTCCGGCATCTTAAAGACGTTGATCTTGACAAAATCCGTCTCATGAAATGGTGA
- the nuoL gene encoding NADH-quinone oxidoreductase subunit L — protein sequence MEKYIFLIPIFPLLGFLINGVSGLIAGRCGREVSKSFTSFFGVVSVLFSFLTASLVFWELLSRPVHERFLHQTLFSWMAVNGFSVSFSFQVDQLSGLMMMIVTGVGFLIHVYSIGYMHHDRAYWRYFAYLNMFVFFMLTLVLADNYLLMFVGWEGVGLASYLLIGFWYEGKENADAGKKAFVVNRVGDFGFALGMFLMFVTFGSLTYQEVFDKAFHMYEAGHLSLNAPILVAICLLLFVGATGKSAQIPLYVWLPDAMAGPTPVSALIHAATMVTAGVYMVARTNVLYSLAPTALMVVAFIAMLTAVFAATIGVLQNDIKRVLAYSTVSQLGYMFIGVGVTAYWAGMFHLMTHAFFKACLFLCSGAVIHALHEIQDMRLMGGLRKYMPVTHITMFIATLAIAGIPPFAGFFSKDEILWKAFNFPYNPSLGRIIWAFGTLGAGITAFYMFRLIFMTFYGKERIPEDVKPHVHEAPPSMRYVLIILAFLSIVGGWIGISPLIGHKIGVPNYLEHFLEPVFERSIEIVQNEVGFPATLQDHHLESILMKTSVLVALGGAFLAWLIYIAFPAIADSARQSLPILYKVVYNKYYVDEIYEFIFVRGGLWLGNFFWKICDALIIDGLGVNGTAYVIRWSSDKVKHVQNGYVQTYGAIMILGLIVLLTYYMFY from the coding sequence ATGGAGAAATACATATTCTTGATACCCATCTTTCCTCTTTTAGGATTTTTAATCAATGGCGTCTCCGGTCTTATCGCCGGTCGCTGTGGACGAGAGGTCTCTAAATCATTCACTTCCTTCTTCGGGGTAGTTTCTGTCCTTTTTTCTTTCCTTACAGCTTCTCTAGTTTTCTGGGAACTTCTTTCCCGCCCTGTCCACGAGCGTTTTCTCCACCAGACCCTTTTTTCTTGGATGGCGGTAAACGGTTTCTCGGTGAGTTTCTCTTTTCAGGTGGATCAACTATCCGGTTTGATGATGATGATCGTCACCGGGGTGGGGTTTCTCATCCATGTCTATTCTATAGGATACATGCACCATGATCGGGCGTATTGGCGTTATTTTGCCTATCTTAACATGTTTGTCTTTTTCATGCTCACCTTGGTTTTGGCTGACAACTATCTCCTTATGTTCGTCGGTTGGGAAGGGGTGGGCTTGGCTTCTTATCTTCTTATTGGCTTCTGGTACGAGGGTAAAGAAAACGCAGATGCGGGCAAAAAGGCCTTTGTTGTTAACCGGGTAGGGGATTTTGGCTTTGCCCTGGGAATGTTCTTGATGTTTGTCACCTTTGGTAGCCTCACCTATCAGGAGGTCTTTGACAAGGCCTTTCATATGTACGAGGCCGGCCACTTGTCCTTGAACGCCCCGATTCTGGTGGCTATCTGTCTGTTGCTTTTCGTGGGGGCTACAGGGAAGAGCGCCCAGATCCCTCTCTATGTGTGGTTACCTGATGCTATGGCTGGTCCGACACCGGTTTCGGCCTTAATTCACGCAGCCACTATGGTTACCGCCGGAGTATATATGGTTGCTCGGACCAATGTTCTTTATTCTTTGGCCCCCACGGCCCTGATGGTTGTAGCCTTTATTGCTATGTTGACAGCGGTCTTTGCCGCTACCATTGGCGTCCTCCAGAACGACATTAAGCGGGTTTTGGCCTACTCTACGGTTAGCCAGCTAGGTTATATGTTTATCGGAGTAGGGGTGACTGCCTACTGGGCCGGGATGTTTCACCTTATGACTCACGCCTTTTTCAAGGCCTGCCTATTTCTTTGTTCTGGGGCTGTAATTCACGCCCTGCACGAAATCCAGGATATGCGCCTGATGGGTGGTCTCAGGAAATATATGCCTGTGACCCATATTACTATGTTCATAGCGACCTTAGCCATTGCTGGTATTCCACCTTTCGCCGGTTTTTTTAGCAAAGATGAAATCCTCTGGAAGGCATTTAATTTTCCTTATAACCCTTCTTTAGGGCGTATTATCTGGGCCTTTGGCACTTTAGGGGCCGGTATCACCGCTTTTTATATGTTTCGCTTGATTTTTATGACTTTCTATGGCAAGGAGCGGATTCCTGAGGATGTAAAACCTCATGTCCATGAGGCCCCACCGTCTATGCGATATGTTCTCATTATTTTGGCCTTTCTTTCCATTGTAGGCGGCTGGATTGGTATCTCTCCCTTAATTGGTCATAAGATCGGGGTTCCTAATTATCTCGAACACTTTCTTGAGCCGGTTTTTGAACGCTCTATAGAGATTGTTCAGAATGAGGTTGGTTTTCCGGCCACTCTTCAGGACCATCATTTAGAGTCTATCCTTATGAAGACCTCGGTCTTGGTGGCCCTCGGCGGGGCTTTTCTGGCTTGGTTAATTTACATAGCCTTTCCGGCTATTGCTGATTCAGCCCGTCAAAGTCTGCCTATTCTCTATAAGGTTGTTTATAATAAATACTATGTAGATGAAATATATGAGTTTATTTTCGTTAGAGGTGGTCTGTGGTTAGGTAATTTCTTTTGGAAAATCTGTGACGCTCTTATTATAGATGGCTTGGGTGTTAATGGCACAGCTTATGTTATTCGGTGGTCTTCTGATAAAGTTAAACATGTTCAAAATGGTTATGTTCAAACTTATGGGGCAATCATGATTTTGGGTCTTATTGTGCTTTTAACTTACTATATGTTCTACTAA
- a CDS encoding NADH-quinone oxidoreductase subunit M, producing the protein MEFPILSLVTYLPLVGILPILFISQRTESGKNFIRIISLLTTLIVFLVSLKLYLAFNAQVTGFQFVERHDWIKALGIRYLMGLDGISLWLVLLTTFIMPITILSTWSAIDKHVKEFQISMLLLETAMVGTFLALDLFLFYIFWELMLIPMYLIIGVWGGERRIYAAVKFFLYTMFGSLLMLVCIIGLVYLHWQQTGEITFTLTDLYGTNIPRNLEILFFAAFALAFAIKVPMFPFHTWLPDAHVEAPTAGSVILAGILLKMGTYGFIRFAMPLFPEGSAALAPLIMILAVIGVIYGALVAMVQPDIKKLVAYSSVSHLGFVMLGMYALTPEGVEGALLQMINHGVSTGALFLLVGIIYERRHTRLISEYGGIARVMPLYATIFLIVALSSIGLPLTNGFVGEFLILLGTFKVSKVHAILAATGVILSAVYMLWMYQRVFYQKVTNPKNEGLRDLNLREFVYLAPLVVMIFWIGIYPNFFLSKVHTSVNSFIKMVKLEPACRVPRSHLVRLETTETTNLLERAVEKEL; encoded by the coding sequence ATGGAGTTCCCGATACTTAGTCTAGTAACCTATTTACCTTTAGTAGGTATTTTGCCGATTTTGTTTATCTCTCAACGTACTGAATCTGGTAAAAATTTTATTCGTATAATCAGTTTGTTAACTACCCTGATAGTCTTTTTGGTCTCTCTTAAGCTTTACCTTGCCTTTAATGCCCAGGTAACGGGTTTTCAATTTGTTGAACGTCATGACTGGATAAAGGCTCTGGGAATACGTTATCTGATGGGACTTGATGGTATAAGTCTGTGGTTAGTTCTACTTACCACCTTTATTATGCCCATCACTATTCTTTCTACCTGGTCTGCCATTGATAAGCATGTTAAGGAATTTCAAATCTCCATGCTTCTTTTAGAGACGGCCATGGTGGGCACCTTTTTAGCCCTGGATCTTTTTCTTTTTTATATCTTTTGGGAGCTAATGCTCATTCCCATGTATCTTATTATTGGTGTCTGGGGTGGAGAGCGCCGAATATATGCTGCCGTCAAGTTTTTTCTCTACACCATGTTTGGCTCCCTCCTTATGTTGGTCTGTATTATCGGTTTGGTGTATCTCCATTGGCAACAGACTGGAGAGATAACCTTCACCCTGACAGATCTTTATGGGACAAACATCCCTCGGAATCTAGAGATCCTCTTTTTTGCCGCCTTTGCCTTGGCTTTTGCCATTAAAGTGCCCATGTTCCCCTTTCATACGTGGCTTCCCGATGCCCACGTGGAAGCCCCTACGGCTGGTTCGGTTATTCTGGCCGGTATTCTCCTGAAGATGGGAACCTATGGTTTTATTCGTTTTGCGATGCCCCTTTTCCCCGAAGGCTCAGCGGCCTTAGCGCCCCTGATCATGATTCTGGCTGTTATCGGGGTCATATATGGGGCCCTAGTAGCTATGGTGCAGCCGGATATAAAGAAATTGGTGGCCTATTCTTCGGTCTCTCATCTGGGTTTTGTCATGTTAGGGATGTACGCTCTTACTCCCGAGGGAGTAGAAGGGGCCCTTCTTCAGATGATTAATCATGGTGTCTCTACTGGGGCCTTGTTCTTGTTGGTAGGTATTATCTACGAGCGCCGACATACCCGACTTATTTCCGAATATGGAGGCATTGCCAGGGTGATGCCCCTTTATGCCACCATTTTTCTCATTGTAGCCCTTTCTTCTATTGGTTTGCCTCTTACCAATGGGTTTGTAGGGGAGTTTCTCATTCTTTTGGGCACTTTTAAGGTCTCTAAGGTTCACGCCATCTTGGCCGCTACCGGGGTGATCCTCTCGGCAGTCTATATGCTCTGGATGTATCAGCGGGTCTTTTACCAGAAAGTTACCAATCCTAAAAACGAAGGCCTTCGAGATCTTAATCTCCGTGAGTTTGTTTATCTGGCTCCATTGGTGGTTATGATCTTTTGGATCGGTATTTATCCCAACTTTTTCCTCTCCAAGGTTCATACCTCGGTCAACTCCTTTATTAAGATGGTCAAATTAGAACCGGCCTGCCGGGTGCCGAGGAGTCATCTGGTCCGCCTGGAGACCACTGAGACGACCAATCTTTTAGAGAGGGCAGTGGAGAAGGAGCTATGA
- a CDS encoding NADH-quinone oxidoreductase subunit N — translation MKAILPDFDLQTFIWVMGPQLIVLATGLLVIIIDLFIKEFRNLSLKANILGIISMIGLIYAAGFAATVSWSAPRHVFMNVFSMEPYTALFCLILLLAGVIATLLGIGYTQNNSQVKGEFFALLLFAVYGSLAMVQAVDLLMMFIALETMSLAVYVLAGYLKGYARSQEAAFKYFLLGCFGSSFILFGMAFLYGLTGSLNLAHIAAKLAEGHYQNIMAMAGLALICAGFFFKSALVPFHMWTPDVYEGSPSVVTGYMATAVKAAAFATFIKILTICFTPLLSQTGEGMFIDTGALAVFVPYWKNTLVVVSFLTMLLGNLLGVIQRNVKRMLAYSSIAHAGYIALGVLAGDDLGRTAVIFYLAVYTLMNLGAFGIVYLFDQYEGQAQELPDYAGLAYKYPVLSALMAIFMFAMAGVPPMAGFAGKFYLFAAAIKSGYLLLAAMGILTSAIGAYYYLRVIVYLYMKEPEREVKRGPVAIAPALAIAATAIGIIYLGIRPDTLYAVAEVAQKSILYIF, via the coding sequence ATGAAAGCGATTCTTCCTGATTTCGATCTGCAGACTTTTATCTGGGTAATGGGACCACAGCTTATTGTCCTGGCCACCGGCCTACTGGTCATCATTATAGATCTCTTCATTAAAGAGTTTCGGAATCTTTCTCTTAAGGCCAATATCCTCGGGATTATCTCTATGATCGGCCTTATTTATGCGGCGGGCTTTGCGGCTACCGTGAGCTGGTCAGCCCCCAGGCACGTCTTTATGAATGTCTTCTCTATGGAGCCATACACGGCCCTGTTTTGTCTTATCCTTCTTCTGGCGGGGGTCATCGCCACTCTTTTGGGCATCGGCTACACCCAGAACAATAGCCAAGTGAAGGGGGAGTTTTTTGCCCTGCTGCTTTTTGCCGTCTATGGCAGTCTAGCTATGGTCCAGGCGGTGGATCTCCTGATGATGTTCATCGCCCTTGAGACCATGTCTTTAGCAGTTTATGTCCTGGCCGGCTATCTTAAGGGCTATGCTCGAAGTCAGGAGGCGGCCTTTAAATACTTTCTTCTCGGATGTTTTGGTTCCTCTTTTATCCTCTTTGGTATGGCCTTTTTGTACGGTCTTACCGGCTCCCTTAACCTGGCTCACATTGCCGCCAAGCTGGCCGAAGGGCACTATCAGAATATCATGGCCATGGCAGGTTTAGCCCTTATCTGTGCTGGCTTTTTCTTCAAGTCGGCTCTGGTCCCCTTTCATATGTGGACTCCGGATGTCTATGAGGGAAGTCCGTCGGTGGTTACCGGTTATATGGCTACTGCTGTAAAGGCGGCGGCTTTTGCCACCTTTATCAAGATCCTGACCATCTGTTTCACCCCTCTTCTTTCCCAAACCGGAGAGGGAATGTTTATTGATACCGGTGCCCTGGCGGTCTTTGTTCCTTATTGGAAGAATACCCTGGTGGTGGTTTCCTTTTTGACCATGTTGCTGGGTAATCTTTTGGGGGTTATCCAGCGCAACGTCAAACGAATGTTGGCCTACTCCTCCATTGCCCACGCTGGTTATATTGCCCTTGGGGTTCTTGCAGGTGACGACCTGGGGCGGACTGCTGTAATCTTCTATCTTGCCGTCTATACCCTCATGAACTTAGGGGCCTTTGGAATAGTTTATCTTTTTGACCAATATGAAGGACAGGCCCAAGAGCTTCCTGACTATGCTGGGCTGGCCTATAAGTACCCGGTCCTTTCGGCCTTGATGGCAATCTTTATGTTCGCGATGGCCGGGGTGCCTCCTATGGCCGGTTTTGCCGGTAAATTTTATCTCTTCGCAGCGGCAATCAAATCAGGCTACCTCCTTCTGGCAGCCATGGGTATTCTTACCAGTGCCATTGGGGCCTACTATTATCTGCGGGTAATTGTCTATCTTTACATGAAGGAGCCGGAGCGAGAGGTAAAAAGGGGACCGGTGGCCATTGCCCCGGCTTTGGCTATTGCCGCTACGGCGATAGGGATAATCTACCTAGGGATCCGGCCAGACACCCTGTATGCGGTAGCCGAAGTCGCCCAGAAGAGCATCCTCTATATTTTTTAA
- a CDS encoding DsrE family protein, protein MALKLLIHVAEDTRWEVAVVNAINFLKSLKEGEEGDLVMVANANAVTRCVQCDPELFKGIRQVVLDGGQIYVCENALRKFGIPKDRLPEVFKTVPAGIRALVEFQIQGYHYVRP, encoded by the coding sequence ATGGCCCTTAAACTTCTTATCCATGTGGCTGAGGACACTCGCTGGGAGGTGGCTGTAGTGAATGCCATTAACTTCCTTAAGAGTCTCAAGGAGGGTGAGGAGGGAGATCTGGTCATGGTGGCCAATGCCAACGCCGTGACCAGGTGTGTCCAGTGTGACCCTGAGCTCTTTAAAGGTATTCGTCAGGTGGTTTTGGATGGAGGACAGATCTATGTCTGTGAAAATGCCTTGAGAAAATTTGGTATTCCCAAAGACCGTCTTCCGGAGGTCTTTAAGACGGTGCCGGCAGGTATCCGGGCCCTGGTGGAGTTTCAGATCCAAGGCTATCATTATGTTCGTCCCTGA
- a CDS encoding tetratricopeptide repeat protein: MDAQEYYEEGAWLLAQQRFEESVDCFTKAIEADPSLAKAYHARGAAYFRLGQDEAALHDFKKALEFEPENPRLYYSIGLIYFRRQDYEKALEHFNTALKHDSLYAPAYLAKGQVFEALGEEAAADIEYEKAAAAKREQIKASRIVDF, from the coding sequence ATGGATGCTCAGGAATACTATGAAGAGGGGGCCTGGCTTCTGGCCCAGCAGAGATTTGAAGAAAGTGTTGACTGTTTCACCAAGGCCATAGAGGCTGATCCTTCACTTGCTAAGGCCTATCATGCCCGAGGAGCAGCCTATTTCCGTCTGGGCCAGGACGAGGCGGCCCTTCATGATTTTAAAAAGGCCCTGGAGTTTGAACCCGAAAATCCTCGTCTTTACTACAGCATCGGCCTTATTTATTTTCGCCGTCAAGATTATGAGAAGGCCTTAGAACATTTTAATACGGCCCTTAAACACGATTCCCTCTATGCCCCGGCCTATCTGGCTAAAGGGCAGGTCTTTGAGGCCCTGGGGGAGGAGGCCGCCGCCGATATAGAATACGAAAAGGCCGCGGCGGCGAAGAGGGAGCAGATTAAGGCCAGCCGCATCGTTGACTTCTAG
- the larC gene encoding nickel pincer cofactor biosynthesis protein LarC, whose protein sequence is MKVLYLDCFSGISGDMFLSSLVSLGAPEMVVAQAIGRLLPDLRWEFLLREHQGVKAQGFRVSSVQSLPRPLREIFLLIERADLSPWVKLKAREIFELLGQVEARVHGCSPEEVHLHELGAEDTIADVVGTLVALEVLGRPEVISSPLPLARGFVSTAHGRLPLPAPATLEILKGVPTIGEETPFEFVTPTGAALVKILARGFGPPPTGVPLAIGYGAGTKPLPDRPNILRTVLYQLTESEIPHQRVAVLETNIDDLNPQVYGFVAERLFAAGALDVVLIPLQMKKGRPGVLLKVVAPPDKLYPLREIIFSETTTTGLRYYWTDRLTLPRKIISLKTPWGKVRAKKILGPRETVRLSPEYEDCLKLAREKGVPLEEILSWVRGRAPNEKTGIDEQ, encoded by the coding sequence ATGAAAGTCCTTTATCTTGACTGTTTCTCCGGTATAAGCGGAGATATGTTTCTGTCTTCTTTGGTGTCCTTAGGGGCACCGGAGATGGTAGTAGCCCAAGCTATCGGGAGGCTCCTTCCCGACCTTAGATGGGAGTTTCTGCTTCGAGAACATCAGGGTGTTAAGGCCCAGGGATTTAGAGTTTCCTCTGTTCAGTCTTTACCTCGGCCCCTGAGGGAGATTTTCCTTCTTATTGAGAGGGCAGACCTTTCTCCTTGGGTTAAGCTCAAGGCCCGGGAGATCTTTGAGCTTCTCGGGCAGGTGGAGGCCAGGGTCCACGGCTGCTCTCCGGAGGAAGTCCATCTCCATGAACTTGGGGCTGAGGATACCATTGCTGATGTGGTAGGTACCCTGGTAGCCCTTGAGGTCCTGGGGAGGCCTGAGGTTATCTCTTCTCCTTTGCCTCTGGCCCGAGGTTTTGTTTCTACGGCCCATGGTCGCCTGCCGTTGCCGGCCCCAGCCACTCTGGAGATCCTCAAAGGGGTGCCTACAATCGGGGAAGAGACCCCCTTTGAGTTTGTCACCCCTACGGGAGCAGCTCTGGTTAAGATACTGGCCAGAGGATTCGGCCCTCCCCCCACCGGGGTTCCTCTGGCTATCGGTTACGGAGCGGGGACAAAACCTCTTCCAGATCGGCCCAACATCCTTCGGACTGTTCTTTATCAGTTAACCGAGAGTGAGATTCCCCATCAAAGGGTAGCCGTTCTTGAGACTAATATTGATGATCTCAATCCTCAGGTTTATGGATTTGTAGCCGAAAGGCTTTTTGCTGCCGGAGCCCTTGATGTAGTTCTTATCCCCCTTCAAATGAAAAAGGGCCGCCCGGGGGTACTTCTTAAGGTCGTTGCCCCGCCAGACAAACTTTATCCCCTGAGGGAGATAATCTTTTCTGAGACCACAACTACTGGTCTCCGTTATTACTGGACAGATCGTCTAACTCTTCCTCGAAAGATCATCTCTTTGAAAACACCGTGGGGAAAGGTCAGAGCCAAGAAGATCCTTGGCCCTCGAGAGACAGTTCGTTTAAGCCCAGAGTATGAAGACTGTTTAAAACTTGCCCGGGAAAAGGGTGTCCCCCTTGAGGAAATTCTTTCTTGGGTTCGGGGAAGAGCCCCCAACGAGAAGACAGGAATAGACGAACAATGA
- a CDS encoding phosphatidylglycerophosphatase A family protein, with protein MRKKFSDRVALILASGLFSGYLPLAPGSWASAFTLFLHWFLAPLGPGPYLLFILILSGVGVWSAARVAKNLGLEDPRLVVIDEIAGMLLTLWGLAADPFLMVAGFFLFRILDVFKPWPIRVAEKTFPGGWGIMADDLLAGLIGNLFLRLALFLLHLF; from the coding sequence ATGAGAAAAAAATTCTCTGATCGGGTGGCCTTGATTTTGGCCAGTGGTCTTTTTTCTGGTTATCTACCCCTGGCTCCGGGAAGCTGGGCCTCGGCCTTTACTCTTTTTCTTCATTGGTTTTTGGCCCCTTTAGGGCCTGGTCCTTATCTTTTGTTTATTTTGATCCTCTCCGGCGTTGGAGTTTGGTCAGCAGCCAGGGTGGCCAAAAATCTCGGCCTGGAGGATCCACGTTTGGTAGTTATTGATGAGATTGCCGGTATGCTTCTTACCCTGTGGGGGCTGGCCGCTGATCCTTTTCTTATGGTGGCCGGTTTTTTTCTCTTTCGTATCCTGGATGTCTTTAAACCCTGGCCTATCCGGGTAGCGGAGAAGACCTTTCCCGGTGGCTGGGGCATCATGGCCGATGACCTTCTGGCTGGCCTGATAGGTAACCTCTTCTTAAGATTGGCCCTTTTCCTTCTTCACCTCTTCTAA
- a CDS encoding Trm112 family protein, with amino-acid sequence MIPEDLLKILACPKCRGEIKLDESLGGLVCENCHLFYEVREGIPIMLIDEARPLEEVKKEKGQS; translated from the coding sequence ATGATTCCTGAAGATCTTCTTAAGATTTTGGCTTGTCCCAAGTGTCGCGGAGAGATTAAGCTGGATGAAAGCCTTGGGGGGCTGGTGTGCGAAAACTGCCACCTTTTTTACGAGGTAAGAGAAGGTATCCCTATTATGCTTATTGATGAGGCCCGCCCCTTAGAAGAGGTGAAGAAGGAAAAGGGCCAATCTTAA
- a CDS encoding D-glycero-alpha-D-manno-heptose-1,7-bisphosphate 7-phosphatase translates to MKRRPVVFLDRDGTINEEVGYLRHPESLKLIPGAAGALKALKAAGYALVVITNQSGVARGYFDLSDVSRVNKHLLRLLKKEGATVDAIYVCPHHPEGDRPPYNVLCSCRKPAPGLAQQAARDLDLDLTRAYVIGDKLVDLHLAHNLGARGILVLTGYGQRELSRLKAISFRPWRITADIAMAAKAILEGQARSKDGPF, encoded by the coding sequence ATGAAACGCCGACCAGTGGTCTTTCTTGATCGGGACGGAACGATAAACGAAGAAGTCGGTTACTTACGGCACCCGGAGTCCCTGAAGCTCATCCCCGGGGCCGCCGGGGCCCTTAAGGCCCTGAAGGCAGCCGGCTATGCCTTGGTGGTCATCACCAACCAAAGCGGGGTAGCCCGAGGCTATTTTGACCTCAGCGATGTCTCCCGGGTAAACAAACATCTTCTCAGACTCCTTAAGAAGGAGGGGGCCACTGTGGATGCCATCTATGTCTGTCCCCACCACCCTGAGGGAGACAGGCCCCCCTACAACGTCCTCTGCTCCTGCCGCAAGCCGGCTCCCGGGCTGGCCCAACAGGCCGCCAGAGATCTTGACCTTGACTTAACCCGGGCCTACGTCATTGGAGATAAGCTGGTTGACCTCCATCTGGCCCATAACCTGGGCGCCCGGGGAATCTTGGTCCTCACCGGATATGGCCAGCGGGAACTATCCCGCCTTAAGGCCATCTCCTTCCGTCCTTGGCGAATCACGGCTGATATCGCTATGGCCGCTAAGGCCATCCTTGAGGGCCAAGCTCGTTCCAAGGATGGCCCATTTTAA
- the cbiE gene encoding precorrin-6y C5,15-methyltransferase (decarboxylating) subunit CbiE, which yields MFLAHVIGIGPHGPTKDGHQALSGVKVAFGAKRHSPWLPPGLLLKPLMPLDQSIKEIKERLSRESVAVLASGDPLFFGIGRRLLKEIEAPRLSFYPAVSSIQLAFAAIKEPWDRAHFISLHGRSHELLRKLASLPQTKVAVLTSSGKDPFRMAQRLCSAGLEDLKLWVLEDLGTPSQRITEARARSLPPGPYSDLNLVIIDWSPLPRPRLGLRTEEFSYQRGLITKDEVRAIILAKLRLPAQGILWDIGAGSGSVAIEALGISPQLRVYAIEKDPLQIKYLQENIRRYQAFQIEALFENAETAIKRLPSPDRVFIGGSGGKLREIIQTTLARLNPGGRIVISAVTLDTLSQADEILRGEGLRPEIISVQINRTDSGTKPRIFRAENVIFIISCEKTDETPTSGLS from the coding sequence ATGTTTTTAGCCCACGTAATTGGTATCGGCCCCCACGGTCCCACGAAAGATGGACACCAGGCCCTCTCCGGTGTCAAGGTGGCCTTTGGGGCCAAGCGCCACAGCCCCTGGCTCCCCCCAGGCCTCCTCCTTAAGCCCCTTATGCCGCTTGATCAGTCCATAAAGGAGATAAAAGAACGCCTCTCCAGAGAGTCGGTGGCCGTCCTGGCCTCGGGAGACCCGCTTTTTTTTGGCATCGGACGCCGGCTCCTCAAGGAGATAGAAGCCCCCAGACTCTCCTTTTATCCGGCTGTCTCTTCTATTCAATTGGCCTTCGCCGCTATCAAGGAGCCCTGGGACAGGGCCCACTTTATCTCTCTCCACGGACGTTCACATGAACTATTAAGAAAGCTGGCCTCGCTTCCTCAAACCAAAGTGGCTGTTCTTACCTCATCTGGAAAAGATCCTTTCCGAATGGCCCAGAGGCTCTGCTCGGCCGGTCTGGAAGATCTCAAGCTCTGGGTTTTGGAGGATCTAGGAACCCCCAGCCAGAGGATTACCGAGGCCAGGGCCAGGAGCCTTCCCCCTGGACCTTATTCAGACTTGAATCTCGTTATCATTGATTGGTCCCCTCTCCCACGCCCCCGATTGGGCCTAAGGACAGAGGAGTTTTCCTATCAGAGAGGACTTATCACCAAGGATGAAGTCCGAGCCATTATCTTGGCCAAACTGCGGCTTCCTGCTCAAGGGATACTCTGGGACATAGGGGCAGGATCGGGTTCTGTAGCTATTGAGGCCCTAGGAATTTCGCCGCAACTCAGGGTCTATGCCATAGAGAAGGACCCCCTGCAGATCAAATATCTTCAGGAAAATATCCGGCGATATCAGGCCTTCCAGATAGAGGCCCTCTTTGAGAACGCCGAAACAGCCATCAAGCGCCTACCCTCACCGGATCGAGTCTTTATCGGTGGCTCAGGTGGAAAGCTCAGAGAGATTATCCAAACAACTCTGGCCAGACTCAATCCCGGAGGCCGGATAGTTATCTCGGCGGTAACCCTTGATACCCTAAGTCAAGCTGATGAAATACTAAGAGGCGAGGGGCTGCGGCCAGAGATAATCTCTGTGCAGATAAATCGAACAGATTCTGGAACCAAGCCGCGGATATTTAGGGCGGAAAACGTCATCTTTATTATAAGCTGCGAGAAGACAGATGAAACGCCGACCAGTGGTCTTTCTTGA